CAGTGGTTTTATGGCATATTGgaattaatatttatatgttCCTTGCAAAAGGTTATTATATTATTCCTTTTGTTGGGCATAAAAACATTGAGTGACatgcttctgtttttaaaaataagtcGGATCTCATTTCCAGTCAGACTGCTTCCGATTCAGTCTCAAAGATATGTTTTGTCACTGCACCCTCTTAAAACGCAACTGGCATACTACTTAATCTTAAATAGGCTCAAGTTGCTGTGGGAGAACTGGAGAGTGTGCTCGGAGTGTAGGTTGTTATGTAAGGCTTCGTACAGGTTTCCCCCCCCAATCTAATACAGCACCAttatacttgtatttatgtACACCGAAAGAGTAAATACTTCCCAATGACTAATTTCATgccaaaataactaaataaaaattcCAATGTTGAGCAGAAGTGAATACATTCTGAGTCATACTAAGGAAGGGAATTTTCCATTGTGGAGTCTCCAAGTCTCAAATGTTACTGTTGTTCTACTACAGGAcaacaaaagtgaaagggaaacCCAAGTAAGATAAGTgtatgaaataacacatttgaaagaTGCCTCATACTAACTTAAGCTAATGTCTTTTCAGTCAGTACAGACACAATGACTGTATTCATGTACTCTTCccacatatttacaaaaaaaaaaatcagtttcaaTATTGCAATAAGACAGTCTGAATCTGTCTTAAGaacaattgtgttgtttttttttaaatcattgtaATTATTTCTCTCTTATTTTCTCACCCAATGCTAAATGGCTTTACTCACTTGGGGGCAGGGGCTTTAAATGAGTTCGTTCACCTCTGCAGCATGTCTTCCAGGGGATGGAGCAGAActggatgatttaaaaaaaacaatgatctgTTCCTGCTTTCCACATGAAGGCACCCTGCACTGCGCTGGTATCAAAGCCATTCAAATACACCTAACTTATCTCCTCAGCCATATGTGATACTGTTTTCTTAAACAGTGTGCTAAGCAAAATTTGACGACACCAAAACACTTTGTCAGtgtgatcacaaaaaaaacagtatagTTTACCATCACCAATGCTGGCTAGAGtcagacttttttattttgtatttgtttgaaagTCATAAGctaatttaaatattattttaaagaatATTATCCCACTGCGCATCCTGAGTGCATATTGTGCAGTCTgattacatccatccattgtctactactttatcctccacatgagggctgtcggactgctggtgccaatcccagctgacatggggcggaAGGCGGGGTTCATTCTGGACAGGTCGCctgtccattgcagggccaggAACAACCattgggagaacatgcaaactccacgcagaaagcaGGGACGTGACCAAcaatcttcttgctgtgaggcaacagtgctaccCGTGTGCGCCACTGTGTGGCagtctgtttttaatcatgtgaatatacacatttcatttcacatgctTTTCACACTTGACTCTTGACTCAATAGTGCCATTtcttcattcataaaaaaaaaaaaaaagaattatttttCCTATTTGGTGGCTGTCATTAAAAGAATCCTAAGAGTTCCGACACTGACCAAGTGTATGGTTCAGTGTCCTGTTGTTGAAAAGAAATGGACAAAATTTGAATGTCTTTACATTTTgttaatagagaaaataatcggACAGTGGCTGCAGGAATAAACTATGGAACGACCATATTTCCATGTCCACGCAACTGTGAATAGAGTGGAGTGAATGCTTTTGAAATTGTTGGCATCATTTGAAATTTACAAGCtgcaatgtgaatattttgagtCTTGGCAAATGTTTGTTGTGAACCTGaatggtgtttgtgtacatctACCATGACTTGCAGTAATTTCACCTTAAGGAAACATGAATGGGATACCTGAGGATTTAGGCATCTGATTGACTCATCTTTATCTTTAGTACGAAGCAGTCAGTTTGAGTGATTTCCcatttttcagtcatttcttttctatttCAAGAACAATGTTGACTTCTTTTGTatgcacacattttcactttctaTTTTCTGTACTGTAACATGCAATAAATTGatacattaaatgtgtttgtcttgtcttttttttttttaattaaaaaatgttaacGTTTTAGGTTTGACTTCTTGTATTCTGAGAAATGTTTGTTCACCACTGAGTCATTTTTGCACTTCCTCAATTCTTTCACTGTTTGTTGGAGCTTCTAGTTACTTGTTTTCCCTCCCTTACCATCCTGTGTCCACTTGGTCGCAGTTAACCTTTTATAATGCGGAGAAGCTGGGATGCGTTTTATCATTTAGAAGGTTACTGGTCAGACAGGAAGCAAAAAGTGTGGTTAGCCTAACGGAAGACTGGAggggaagcttttttttttatataaatacactcAGTATGTTCTGCGTAGTCACTCAGACTGAAGTGGAACCAGGCACAGGAAGATTAAAGCAAGAGTCAGTGGAGCTTTAAGAAAGGAATTAAGGCAAAGCTAGAGAAAGTTTGATAACCGACAAAGATCCATTATTCATTGACCAAGAAGTCTTGTCAGAGGAAATAGTCTCATATTTCAACTCTGAGACCAGTCATGCTCCCAGTGTGAGCTGCTGAGAGACTAAATGATCCTTTCGATGGCAGTTTTGACAGGTGTGAAGTCCGGGGCTGGACAGAGGACGCGTAAAGGGAGTCTGTCGTGGCCCGTTTCCCTCCTGATGCTGGCTGCCGTCACATCGTCCTCTCTTTCAGCCTTGTCCCTGTACCAGCTGATGGCTCTCAGAGCTGAGGTAGAGGAACTCAAATCAGAGGTCCTTCGTAAGAGACAAGAGGGTCAAGAGGTCAAGCGTGGAGCGCAGGTGGGAGGCAATTGTTCTCGGGGGCATAGCAGCGCACCAACTCCTCGCAGTTGTGAAGACACGCAAGAAACTATATTTGACTTGTGTTtctcatttctgtttgtgttcctACAAGCCTGAGAATATAAGGAGTAGCAGCCAAGAAATCCTACATCAACCTGAGGCTCCGTATGGTTCCTCCCACATGAGAAGGAAGAGAATGGTGGCTGCAACAGAGACACGAGGTAAGACAAAGTTTGGATTGGTCACAATATTTTTGGTTCACctgcagaaagagaaaaatattaagCATGTGTCcagcttcattttaaatatttaagataCTGAAGGTCTTCGGCGCATGCAGTCATTGCACATTTCCTGTTCCAGTTCCatgtttatcatttgttttagaGCGACTGATGgtgtaaatgtcaaaatgtgtaaGTGGTCTAAATTGATCTTATGCCTCGTCAGTTTTTCAGCCTTGTCTACAGCTGTTGGCGGACGATGACAGGACAACCTTCGCAAAAGGTACAGTATACATCATATACTcaaaacaaatttcacaaaGTAATGTGCATCAACTAAATCACGGCAGCCATGTACGATGTGTAGCTTCTGGTGCtttgacagttttttgttttttttgtttcttcttcagtatccttatattctttttatattattattatcattattatttctgaTCAGAATTTGACTTGGAGCCGCACACAGGTATCCCGTGGCAGACTGGACTGAGGAGGGGCTCTGCCATGGAGGCAGACGGTGACAGCATCCTGGTTAAAGAGGAGGGCTTCTTCTTTGTGTACAGTCAGGTAAGGgctgtttgttgtcattgtatCATTGTACCACAGGGaggtgctgctgctctgtctgccAATCACCAGAGTTCACATAGGAGGGGTAAGTTTccattttgtgcaagaaagtgTGTACTCCGTCTCAGCATGAATTTGTTATCGGACCTTGGATAGTAAATGCAAATGATGCATGCATAATAAATGATCTACCACTCCCTGACAGTTTATGCCTATGACAAAACTCATAGAATCAACTCACCATGTCTGGTTTGCACAGGTCTATTACATGGACAAAATTTTTGCAATGGGACACGTGGTGATCCGGAGGAAGAGGAATGTGGTGG
Above is a window of Solea senegalensis isolate Sse05_10M linkage group LG2, IFAPA_SoseM_1, whole genome shotgun sequence DNA encoding:
- the LOC122761032 gene encoding tumor necrosis factor ligand superfamily member 13B-like isoform X1, which produces MILSMAVLTGVKSGAGQRTRKGSLSWPVSLLMLAAVTSSSLSALSLYQLMALRAEVEELKSEVLRKRQEGQEVKRGAQPENIRSSSQEILHQPEAPYGSSHMRRKRMVAATETRVFQPCLQLLADDDRTTFAKEFDLEPHTGIPWQTGLRRGSAMEADGDSILVKEEGFFFVYSQVYYMDKIFAMGHVVIRRKRNVVGDEPQYVILFRCVQNMNPDYPFNTCYTGGIVKLEVGDHLEILIPRPTANVSLDGEATFLGAVKLA
- the LOC122761032 gene encoding tumor necrosis factor ligand superfamily member 13B-like isoform X2 — encoded protein: MILSMAVLTGVKSGAGQRTRKGSLSWPVSLLMLAAVTSSSLSALSLYQLMALRAEVEELKSEVLRKRQEGQEVKRGAQPENIRSSSQEILHQPEAPYGSSHMRRKRMVAATETRVFQPCLQLLADDDRTTFAKGIPWQTGLRRGSAMEADGDSILVKEEGFFFVYSQVYYMDKIFAMGHVVIRRKRNVVGDEPQYVILFRCVQNMNPDYPFNTCYTGGIVKLEVGDHLEILIPRPTANVSLDGEATFLGAVKLA